From Drosophila nasuta strain 15112-1781.00 chromosome X, ASM2355853v1, whole genome shotgun sequence, one genomic window encodes:
- the LOC132797414 gene encoding transmembrane emp24 domain-containing protein 7, giving the protein MNMLHHQSNNNKNRSMINAIVLLGLLTLLQCSNAVEFTFDLADNAEDCFYEEIKRNTSAYFEFQVSAGGQLDVDVVLKDPNNQIIYSLDRATFDSHQFTAETTGVYTACFSNKFSAFSHKIVYVDFQVGEEQALPGVDEHATVLTQMETSSQAIHKGLNDILDAQTHHRLREAQGFKRAELINQRVMVWASLETASVVLIGLVQILILRNFFTDRKPSQTRYERL; this is encoded by the coding sequence atgaATATGCTGCACcaccaaagcaacaacaacaaaaacaggaGCATGATAAATGCAATAGTATTGCTCGGTTTGCTGACGCTGCTGCAGTGCAGCAATGCGGTGGAATTCACTTTCGATTTAGCGGATAATGCCGAAGATTGTTTCTACGAGGAGATCAAACGCAATACGAGCGCCTACTTTGAGTTTCAAGTGTCGGCGGGCGGACAACTCGATGTCGATGTGGTGCTAAAGGATCCCAACAATCAGATCATCTATTCACTGGATCGTGCCACCTTTGATAGTCATCAGTTTACGGCGGAAACGACGGGCGTGTATACGGCGTGCTTTAGCAACAAATTCTCAGCGTTCTCGCACAAAATCGTCTACGTGGACTTTCAGGTGGGCGAGGAGCAAGCGTTGCCTGGCGTCGATGAGCATGCCACCGTGTTGACACAGATGGAGACATCGTCGCAGGCCATCCACAAGGGGCTGAACGATATTCTGGATGCGCAGACGCATCATCGTTTGCGTGAGGCGCAGGGATTCAAGCGTGCCGAGCTTATCAATCAACGTGTCATGGTCTGGGCATCGTTGGAAACGGCGTCGGTGGTTTTGATTGGTCTGGTCCAGATTCTCATTTTGCGCAACTTCTTCACGGATCGTAAACCGAGTCAGACGCGTTACGAACGCTTGTAG